Proteins from one Pontibacter korlensis genomic window:
- a CDS encoding DUF2254 family protein, translated as MGLVFGLICLILFVYFIHTISKAIQVDFIMNSVFHKAAAALELEERVVGNTHAPFNTNGDAFKYILKNDGNGYLEQVNLSERQQLARQYKMQLEILVEVGSFTVEGTPLMKLTKAIDSEDGLMEKLQQCFVLRQEEVVMKDYEQGVKQISEIAVKALSPGINDPGTALKAIDFLTLLFIRRMKCDERNCLLDEQEQVLVIDKIILLEELLHRYLSSIRSYGKADLQVNLRLLRCLHSLLNQEPPENKTCMIRKHAFAVISDADKAILNSVDRERLNCNIVGINSLLPAEQWLTELKI; from the coding sequence CTGGGACTGGTTTTTGGCCTCATCTGCCTGATTCTTTTTGTATACTTTATTCATACCATATCCAAGGCCATACAAGTAGATTTTATCATGAACAGCGTGTTTCATAAAGCAGCTGCAGCTCTGGAGCTGGAAGAAAGGGTAGTAGGAAATACACATGCTCCCTTCAACACGAACGGTGATGCTTTCAAGTACATTTTAAAGAATGATGGAAACGGCTACCTGGAGCAAGTAAACCTGAGCGAGCGACAACAGCTGGCAAGGCAATACAAAATGCAGCTGGAAATACTAGTAGAGGTAGGCTCTTTTACAGTGGAAGGCACTCCCTTGATGAAGCTGACCAAAGCGATAGACTCTGAAGATGGGCTGATGGAAAAGCTACAGCAATGCTTTGTACTGCGACAGGAAGAAGTGGTAATGAAAGATTATGAGCAGGGGGTGAAGCAAATTTCTGAAATAGCAGTTAAAGCACTTAGCCCAGGTATCAACGACCCCGGCACAGCCCTGAAAGCAATTGACTTCCTGACGCTCTTGTTCATAAGACGTATGAAGTGCGATGAGCGCAATTGCTTGCTCGACGAACAAGAACAAGTGCTGGTGATCGATAAAATTATTTTACTGGAAGAGCTGCTGCACCGCTACCTGAGCTCCATACGCAGCTATGGCAAAGCAGACTTGCAGGTTAACCTGAGGCTTCTCAGGTGCCTGCACAGCCTCTTGAACCAGGAACCGCCAGAAAACAAAACCTGCATGATCAGGAAGCACGCCTTTGCCGTTATAAGTGATGCTGATAAGGCTATTCTGAACTCGGTTGACAGAGAGCGTCTGAATTGTAATATAGTTGGGATAAATTCGCTGTTGCCTGCAGAACAGTGGCTGACTGAGCTGAAAATATAA
- a CDS encoding cyanophycinase: MAKQKESDKKQVDNYKKDSEAPLPKGRLLAIGGKEDKGEEDGRKKEQTTNKEFESEEILKFFVSQLKGDKPTIAVIPTASNIPDEMGKDYVKLFKDLGIENVEVLDIRDRADAADPRNCDIVEKATAIYFTGGDQLRLTSILGGTRVLQLMKKRYTYDDILIAGTSAGATALSTPMIYEVDTKGGYLKGDVRVTTGLEFLKNVAVDTHFIQRGRLVRMAQCITTNPGCIGVGLEEDTAAFITEGHNLEVIGSGLITIVDGMGLTKTNIYDISTGEVFSAHDLRVHLLAKGERYIFPTFEQLHA, translated from the coding sequence ATGGCAAAGCAAAAAGAATCAGATAAAAAACAGGTAGACAACTATAAAAAAGATAGTGAAGCCCCATTACCTAAAGGCCGCTTACTTGCCATTGGTGGCAAGGAAGACAAGGGCGAAGAAGACGGCAGAAAGAAAGAGCAAACCACCAATAAAGAGTTTGAGAGCGAAGAAATACTTAAGTTTTTCGTCTCACAGTTGAAGGGGGATAAGCCTACTATAGCTGTTATACCTACGGCTTCCAATATTCCCGATGAGATGGGTAAGGACTATGTAAAGTTATTTAAGGACCTGGGCATAGAAAATGTGGAGGTGCTTGACATCCGCGACCGCGCTGATGCAGCAGATCCGAGAAACTGTGATATAGTAGAGAAGGCAACAGCTATTTACTTTACAGGCGGAGATCAACTACGGCTAACGTCCATATTGGGTGGTACGCGGGTGCTGCAACTCATGAAGAAACGCTACACCTATGATGATATTCTGATAGCGGGCACTAGTGCAGGAGCTACAGCTCTGTCAACACCTATGATCTATGAGGTGGATACCAAAGGGGGCTACCTAAAGGGTGATGTACGTGTTACCACCGGTCTAGAGTTTCTGAAGAACGTGGCTGTGGATACTCACTTTATACAGCGGGGCCGCCTGGTGCGTATGGCACAATGTATCACTACTAACCCTGGCTGTATCGGTGTTGGGCTTGAGGAAGATACAGCAGCCTTTATAACAGAAGGGCACAATCTGGAGGTAATCGGCAGTGGTCTTATTACTATAGTAGATGGTATGGGGTTAACCAAAACCAATATCTACGACATATCGACCGGAGAGGTTTTCTCTGCACACGACTTACGGGTGCACCTGCTGGCAAAAGGTGAGAGGTATATCTTTCCAACTTTTGAACAGCTACACGCGTAA
- a CDS encoding response regulator transcription factor, whose product MTETNTIRVIVTDDHKIIREGLRSLLERDSELAVVGEAANGTELLYLLENTTVDVVLLDVHMPVMDGFETLQQLTEHYPEVKVVVLTMLDNVATLHRLLEIGAMGYVLKDTGREELCSAIKLAASGTPFISSGMSIKMLQRVVHPAAEHGTVITEGKELSKRELEVLALISEGYTNAEIAEKLFTSKRTVETHRQNILEKTQAKNTANLIKYAIQHNLID is encoded by the coding sequence ATGACTGAAACAAATACCATCAGGGTTATTGTTACTGATGACCACAAAATAATCCGGGAAGGGTTGCGATCTCTTTTAGAAAGAGACAGTGAGTTAGCAGTAGTGGGGGAGGCGGCAAACGGAACAGAGCTCCTGTACCTGCTGGAGAACACTACAGTTGATGTGGTGCTGCTGGATGTGCATATGCCAGTGATGGATGGCTTTGAAACACTACAGCAGTTAACAGAGCATTACCCTGAGGTAAAGGTGGTTGTGCTTACCATGCTGGACAATGTTGCTACCCTGCACCGCCTTCTGGAAATCGGTGCTATGGGGTATGTGCTGAAGGATACAGGAAGAGAAGAGCTGTGTTCTGCTATAAAACTGGCGGCTAGCGGTACTCCCTTTATCAGCTCCGGCATGTCTATTAAAATGCTGCAGCGTGTGGTGCACCCTGCCGCAGAACATGGAACCGTTATAACAGAGGGCAAGGAGCTGTCGAAGCGGGAACTGGAGGTACTGGCTCTGATCTCTGAAGGCTATACAAATGCGGAAATAGCTGAGAAGCTTTTTACCAGCAAGCGTACCGTCGAAACCCACCGCCAGAACATTCTGGAAAAGACACAGGCTAAAAATACGGCTAATCTTATAAAGTATGCTATTCAGCATAACCTGATCGATTAG
- a CDS encoding STAS domain-containing protein: MREEVVVQRMGDVAVISLHGECNSAVVEKLEKRCHEEIVRRAKHILLDCEHVTTLNSSALRCMLRKSTEADEAGITLVLYHLKPEHTALIRSSGLDLVLHIKDNFKDAYLLCKARSDKSGSTKLGTT, from the coding sequence ATGAGAGAGGAAGTAGTGGTACAGCGAATGGGAGACGTTGCCGTCATTAGCCTGCATGGCGAGTGTAACAGCGCGGTTGTGGAGAAACTAGAAAAAAGGTGCCACGAGGAAATAGTACGCAGAGCCAAGCATATTCTACTCGACTGCGAACATGTTACCACCCTAAACTCATCTGCACTAAGGTGCATGCTCAGAAAAAGCACCGAAGCCGATGAGGCAGGTATAACCCTGGTGCTCTACCACCTGAAGCCTGAACACACCGCCCTTATCAGGAGCTCCGGCCTGGACCTTGTACTGCACATCAAAGACAACTTTAAAGATGCCTACTTACTCTGCAAAGCAAGAAGCGACAAGAGCGGCTCTACCAAGCTCGGAACTACATGA
- a CDS encoding STAS domain-containing protein, protein MNYFYIETSITDRSVVLSLHGELDMETRQHLKKVISDLRQLSEHDLLVLDCKHMCYISCDGINTLLSLASSCQARGVQVILCQLQPKVQDVLELSGSTDKLKIVPTLEDAQQAI, encoded by the coding sequence ATGAACTACTTCTACATTGAAACCAGTATAACAGATCGCAGTGTGGTGCTTAGCCTGCATGGCGAACTAGACATGGAGACACGTCAGCACCTGAAAAAAGTCATTTCTGATCTAAGGCAGCTATCTGAGCACGACTTATTGGTGCTGGACTGCAAACATATGTGCTACATCTCCTGCGACGGCATCAACACCCTTCTTTCCCTTGCCTCCTCCTGTCAAGCCAGGGGTGTACAAGTTATACTTTGCCAGTTACAACCCAAAGTACAAGACGTGCTAGAGCTATCAGGAAGTACAGATAAGTTAAAGATAGTGCCTACGCTGGAAGACGCACAGCAGGCAATATAA
- a CDS encoding HAD family hydrolase — protein MAGNNEEVRVIVFDLNGTFYNKSSKDEFYNFIVAKQPKRLMYYFEMVYYKLLHKMHQIRQTEFKENFFNYLDKLTPDRVEAYAKEFWETEYPEHFNKELMQHFNKQRKEGVQLYCATGGLELYVKPLFDLYPVDGFAGTTVKYENGTYKVIGQACKEEEKLRRMQKHFNGKKIRVIEAYSDSKEAILDRADRAFLIDDGKIKPYKD, from the coding sequence ATGGCTGGCAACAACGAAGAAGTTAGGGTAATTGTGTTTGACCTGAACGGCACTTTCTATAACAAGAGCTCTAAGGATGAGTTCTACAATTTTATAGTTGCCAAGCAGCCCAAGAGGCTGATGTATTACTTTGAGATGGTCTACTATAAGCTACTGCACAAGATGCACCAGATACGGCAGACGGAGTTTAAGGAGAACTTTTTTAACTACCTGGATAAGCTAACGCCAGACCGTGTGGAGGCCTATGCCAAAGAGTTCTGGGAAACAGAATACCCCGAGCACTTTAACAAGGAACTGATGCAGCACTTTAACAAGCAGCGCAAGGAAGGCGTGCAGCTTTACTGTGCCACCGGGGGACTAGAGTTATACGTAAAGCCCCTGTTTGACCTTTACCCGGTAGATGGCTTTGCCGGTACCACTGTAAAGTATGAGAATGGCACCTATAAAGTAATAGGCCAGGCCTGTAAAGAGGAGGAAAAGCTACGCAGGATGCAAAAGCATTTTAACGGCAAGAAAATACGTGTCATCGAAGCCTACTCCGACAGCAAAGAAGCTATTTTGGATAGAGCGGACAGGGCTTTTCTGATTGATGATGGGAAAATCAAGCCGTATAAAGATTAA
- a CDS encoding NADP-dependent oxidoreductase → MAKQMRAAIYTEFGGPEKVRIKTVDIPEVGEGEVLVRIRAAGVNPVDYAVREGYLKDNLPTEFPVIPGWDMAGEVVECGFSARRFSPGDEVYAYARRPVVQHGTFAEYVVIPESYLAARPTNISWEEAAGIPLVGLTAYQSMFDAGKLQQGQTVLILGASGGVGSLGIQLAKATGTTVIGVASEKNHQFMRDLGADHTVDYKGNHVGEAVKQQVPEGVDMIFDCASGETLQQSLQALKPSGKLVSILNHGTDLDTAIDFSYVFVEPNSRQLDHLRALAESGKLRVHVSQTYTLDETVEAMKQIQTSHTTGKIVIMP, encoded by the coding sequence ATGGCAAAACAAATGAGAGCGGCTATTTACACCGAATTTGGTGGCCCTGAAAAGGTACGTATAAAAACAGTAGATATTCCTGAAGTAGGGGAGGGCGAAGTGCTCGTCAGAATAAGGGCTGCAGGTGTAAACCCCGTAGACTATGCAGTGCGCGAAGGATACCTAAAAGATAATCTGCCGACAGAGTTTCCGGTGATACCTGGTTGGGATATGGCTGGCGAGGTAGTGGAGTGTGGCTTTAGTGCCAGAAGGTTTAGCCCTGGAGACGAAGTATATGCCTATGCCCGCAGGCCTGTGGTGCAGCACGGAACATTTGCAGAGTATGTGGTAATTCCGGAGAGTTACCTGGCAGCAAGGCCTACCAATATCTCCTGGGAGGAGGCAGCTGGCATACCACTGGTAGGGCTCACAGCATACCAGTCTATGTTTGATGCCGGTAAGCTACAGCAAGGGCAGACGGTGCTTATACTTGGTGCCTCTGGTGGTGTAGGCAGTTTGGGTATACAGCTGGCTAAGGCTACAGGCACCACCGTTATAGGAGTGGCCAGTGAGAAAAACCACCAGTTCATGCGCGACCTTGGAGCCGACCATACCGTGGACTACAAAGGCAACCATGTAGGCGAGGCTGTGAAGCAGCAGGTGCCGGAGGGCGTGGACATGATCTTTGACTGTGCGAGCGGTGAAACACTGCAGCAAAGCCTGCAGGCTCTAAAGCCATCCGGCAAGCTGGTCTCTATCCTGAACCATGGCACAGACCTGGACACTGCTATCGACTTTTCCTATGTGTTTGTGGAGCCGAACTCGCGGCAGCTGGATCACCTTCGGGCACTTGCAGAATCGGGTAAGCTGCGGGTACACGTAAGCCAAACCTACACGCTGGATGAAACAGTGGAGGCTATGAAGCAGATACAAACCTCACATACCACAGGTAAAATTGTAATCATGCCTTAA
- the mug gene encoding G/U mismatch-specific DNA glycosylase — protein sequence MLSTKSPTKEELDAATGKTVSDILVPDLKVLFCGINPGLYTAVKGHHFARPGNRFWPTLHAAGFTPELYQPHQERDLVQLGYGITNIVSRATANAAELSKAELIEGGITLVEKVILYQPRVLALLGLSAYRIAFGKATADIGLQEQTIGQTRLWVLPNPSGLNAHFPPKKLATVYSELRDFVDQLEE from the coding sequence ATGCTATCTACCAAAAGCCCAACCAAAGAAGAATTAGATGCCGCAACCGGAAAAACAGTGTCCGATATACTTGTTCCGGACCTTAAGGTGCTTTTCTGCGGCATCAATCCTGGTCTCTATACTGCTGTAAAAGGCCATCATTTTGCCCGGCCAGGAAACCGTTTCTGGCCCACACTGCATGCTGCCGGCTTTACCCCGGAACTATACCAGCCCCACCAGGAGCGGGATCTGGTACAGCTTGGCTACGGTATCACCAATATCGTGAGCCGGGCAACGGCCAACGCTGCAGAGTTAAGTAAAGCAGAACTCATAGAAGGCGGCATAACATTGGTGGAAAAGGTAATCTTATACCAGCCCAGGGTGCTGGCGCTGCTCGGCCTAAGCGCTTACCGGATTGCCTTTGGTAAAGCTACCGCAGATATTGGCCTGCAGGAGCAAACCATAGGGCAGACCAGACTGTGGGTGCTGCCAAACCCCAGTGGACTAAACGCTCATTTCCCTCCCAAAAAGCTGGCGACAGTATACTCGGAGCTTCGGGACTTTGTCGATCAGCTGGAGGAGTAA
- a CDS encoding cation diffusion facilitator family transporter — MAHTCGHHHHHATGNIKFAFFLNLGFAVLELIGGFFVNSVAIMSDALHDFGDAFTLGVSYFLQRKSEQGADENYTYGYKRYSVAGALLTALILIGGSGFVLAEATERLLNPTMLNPYGMLLFALLGVAVNGAAFFRLRGGHHLNQRAVSLHMLEDLLGWVAVLVVSVVLMFFPLPWLDPLLSIGISLFMLFNALKNAWASIKVLLQVNPLAPKLDKVKEQLLNLESVADVHALRVWSLDGEHHVLTAHVVSKGCYMPEAGAGLKQQIRSILQGFGISDATLELERQEELCSYK; from the coding sequence ATGGCGCATACTTGCGGACACCATCACCACCATGCTACCGGCAATATAAAGTTTGCCTTTTTCCTGAACCTGGGCTTTGCTGTGCTGGAGCTTATCGGAGGCTTTTTTGTGAACAGTGTGGCTATCATGTCAGATGCCCTGCATGATTTCGGCGATGCTTTTACCTTGGGGGTATCGTACTTCTTGCAGCGCAAATCGGAGCAGGGGGCAGATGAGAACTATACGTATGGCTACAAACGTTACTCTGTTGCCGGTGCCTTGCTTACTGCACTTATACTTATTGGTGGCTCTGGTTTTGTGTTAGCTGAAGCAACAGAACGTTTGCTGAACCCGACTATGCTAAACCCTTACGGTATGTTGCTCTTTGCATTATTAGGCGTGGCTGTTAACGGGGCTGCATTTTTCAGGCTTCGGGGTGGGCACCACTTAAACCAGAGAGCGGTATCGTTGCATATGCTGGAGGATTTATTGGGCTGGGTGGCCGTTTTGGTAGTAAGTGTGGTGCTGATGTTCTTCCCGCTACCCTGGCTAGACCCGCTCTTATCTATAGGCATCTCCTTGTTCATGTTGTTTAATGCGTTAAAAAATGCCTGGGCAAGTATAAAAGTACTGCTGCAGGTTAACCCGCTGGCACCAAAGCTGGATAAGGTGAAGGAGCAGCTGCTGAACCTGGAAAGTGTGGCAGATGTACATGCACTCCGGGTGTGGTCGCTGGATGGGGAGCATCATGTATTAACGGCGCATGTGGTAAGCAAGGGATGCTACATGCCCGAAGCAGGGGCAGGACTAAAACAGCAGATCAGGTCCATTTTACAGGGTTTCGGAATTTCGGATGCAACCTTAGAGCTGGAGCGGCAGGAGGAGTTATGCAGCTACAAGTAG
- a CDS encoding response regulator transcription factor — protein MHVLIVEDEKSLASELEHFLTKEHYRCDVASTGNEASEKIAVNRYDFILLDLGLPDYNGLDLLREAKELEHQPAIIILTARGAVEDRIEGLSLGADDYLPKPFSLLELQVRMQAIMRRKFNVKSSVLNLHGLEIDSSARRVNFKDTEVSLTKKEFDLLHYLLLHKNRILTRLQLTEHIWGNILEDDYDSNYIDVHIKNLRKKLGAYIPSDWLETVRGVGYRLTA, from the coding sequence ATGCACGTATTGATTGTAGAGGACGAGAAAAGCTTAGCATCAGAACTGGAACACTTTTTAACCAAGGAACACTACCGCTGCGACGTTGCCTCCACGGGCAACGAAGCCTCTGAGAAAATAGCGGTAAACCGGTACGACTTTATACTGTTGGACCTGGGCCTGCCAGACTACAATGGCCTTGACCTGCTAAGGGAGGCAAAGGAACTGGAGCACCAGCCAGCTATTATCATACTTACGGCCCGTGGCGCCGTGGAAGACCGCATCGAAGGCCTTAGCCTGGGTGCAGATGATTACCTTCCAAAGCCATTCTCGCTACTGGAGCTGCAAGTGCGCATGCAGGCTATCATGCGCCGCAAGTTCAATGTCAAATCTTCTGTCCTGAACTTACATGGGCTGGAGATTGACAGCAGCGCCAGACGCGTTAATTTCAAAGACACCGAAGTATCATTAACCAAGAAGGAGTTTGACCTGCTGCACTACCTGTTGCTGCACAAAAACAGGATCCTCACCCGCTTGCAACTAACAGAGCATATATGGGGAAATATCCTGGAGGATGATTACGACTCCAACTACATTGATGTACATATAAAGAACCTGCGTAAAAAGTTAGGTGCCTATATCCCGAGCGACTGGCTGGAAACAGTACGGGGCGTAGGCTACAGGCTAACAGCATAA